GATGAAAGTCTGTGGCAGCGATTGCAAGGCTATTTGGCTGACGACCTGCGAGTCTGATGGTCCGAACGACGAATGACGAGGCTGCATGACGGGCTGCTGTGATCGTGCCAAGCCGCTATCCGAAGCGGATGGTGTTTGGTGATACGCTGGTCGTGATGCGGCTGGATGCGAGTACGCTACGGGTGATGCGTAAGATCCTGCTTCGTAGCGCGAAGAAACCGAGATACCATTCGCCATGCCAACGGGAGCCACCATGTTGGAGGCGATCTGCGACGATGAACCAACGTTCGCCGATGCGAATGGCGTCGATGTTGGCGCGGGTGAGTGATGTGCGGACGCCGACTGCCGTGCAGACCGACGTGGCCGATCCATGCTGTCAATGTTGCGTGATGCCCAGACCAAACGCGGTGGAACAAGGCGTAGTACAACAGCTccgatcgagcttgataTATAGACCGCAACGCTTGAGATACTAGCTTTGACACTCGTGTCTGTGCCGCCTAGTCGGACAATGTAAGGTCGATGGTGGAAGAACAAAGGCGACGATTCGTCGAGAGGCTCAACAAGTCGGAATGAAGCAACCCTTTTTGCTTCtcatctcgctgctgcgaccAGCGACCGACGCGCTCTCAcgtcttcacgcttggtgTTTTAAacacaattcgtgattcacgatggcCAACTTAACACTTTCTTCTTCCACCCGAGGCGCTCGCCGTTAGGTTTCTCATCGCCGATTCGACCCATCGGGCGCGCGATCCAATTTTGTCACGAAGAAATCagaattacgaatcacgaatgttcAGGGTCCTTGTTGGTCCTCCTTGTCATGCACAAAGGTGCTTTCATCCTGAGGGAGCAAGCCCGCTAGAtgctcatcaccatccCACATGCTCAGGTCGGCTTCCAGTTCAGTACGGCTCGCAGCTCTTCGTGGGCTCCGAGCCCCATTGTCTTCATCCCTGCCgtgttgcagcagcagctgtcCTTCCCTGACACCATTCCGCTCGGCACCCTTTAATCCAGCGCAGCGTCAAACTCGCACGCTTGCTTCGCTTGCTTCGACATCAACCGCCTCAAATACTGAGGTGGCCGGCCAACTAGGGGGCGAGAAGCTGGACAAACGTCATGACGCATACTACGGAGCCTTTCCAGCACGGACACACACTTGCGGCGAGCTGCGTACCTTGCATGATAAGCAGCAAGTCGTGCTCACAGGCTGGCTGCAGTCATCCCGGCAGGTATCCAAGCAGCTCGGATTCTTTACGATCTTCGATCATACCGGCAGCATCCAACTTAAAGTACACCGCACGGAAGCTTCGCCTCTTCTGCTCGACTCGTTTTCATCGATCCCGCTACAGAGCGCCATCCTGATCAGAGGAAAGGTAGCACGTCGCCCGACGCACGACTCGAAGGCGGATCAGTCGACAGGAGCAATCGAGGTGCTGCCAGAAagcttgacgctgctcAATCCTGCGACCAAGGATCTGCCTTTTCAGCCTTCGGACTCTATCCATGCCGATGGCGTCTCATCCGAGCTCCGGGCTCGATACAGATACCTTGACCTTCGACGTCCATCGCTCGCCGAAAACATTCGTCTGCGCAGtcgcatcacgcatgcCATCCGAAACCACCTGTACGACAATGGTTtcctcgagatcgagaccCCTGTGCTGCTCAGTTCCACACCCgaaggcgctcgagaaTTCCTTGTGCCCACTCGTCTATCCTCATCTTCCAACGCCCAGGCAGAACCACATTTCTACGCTCTACCTCAATCGCCTCAGCAGCCCAAGCAGCTTTTGATCGCTTCCGGAGTCACTGATAAGTACTTTCAAATCGCAAAGTGCTTCCGCGATGAAGATGGACGCAAAGATCGCCAACCCGAGTTTACCCAgatcgatctcgagatGGGTTTCGTCAGCGGTGGACCCGAAGCCGAATCAACATCATCTTTGACAtgcgatgcagatgcagatgcagatgccgACGCCAGGGATGCGCAAGGTCATTGGAGGATCGGAGGTCAGCAGGTGAGGGATGTGATCGAAGGCTTGATAGCTCACGTCTGGAGAGCTGCTGGCAGAGGCAGTGTACCCCATCGCTTTCCTGTCATGTCGTACTGGACCGCCATGACTCGCTATGGATCCGACAAACCAGATCTGCGATATGGCTATACGCTTCACGATGTTTCGTCCGGCTTTAAGCCTTGCTCTGAGTCCGATGTTGCAAAGCTCGATGCTACGAGTGTTAGTCTCGAGATCCTGCCGTACCAGCATCATGCAGCTGGTTCGCTATCCAAGAAggagcttgagcgcctccTCTTACCGTTCAAAGGCAAAGTCGAACGGTTTCGCATCTCATCCAAGGACAACATCCACGAACTTGCTGCGCTACTGCTCAAGAAGAGCGCGTTGACCCGGCAGTTTCTTCAGAAGGAGTTTGGGAATGACGTTTCTGTCTCGGAGGTGGATGTGGAGCATCTCGCACAAACGTTGCGTGCTGCTATCGAGGCCGAAGCGCGCTCGGACGACTCGTCTGAGCCGGTGGATATCTTTGTTTCGCTGCGTTCGAATCCACCGGAAGGTGGCAGCACGCCGTTGGGTGAAGTGCGCAAACTTGTGGCTGCGTCGCTGTGtgacaagaagctgcttACCATGTCGGGCGATGCATTGGCATGGATCACCGAGTTCCCACTGTTCACGCTAgctgatgacgacaagAACGCGCTCTCGTTGCAGTGCTCGTCTTCTCGACGCTGGCAATCGAGTCACCATCCCTTCACTGCGCCGGTTGCGAGCGACATCGCGATGCTGCTCGGTGGCAATCTCGATGCGAGTTCGATCGCTTCGATCCGAGGACAGCACTACGACCTCGTCCTCAACGGCCAGGAGATCGGCGGTGGGTCGGTTCGAATTCACTCTCGCGCCTTGCAGCAATGCGTCTTGGCACACATCCTCGAGTTGACCCCCAGCGAACAAGCAAGGTTTTCTCACCTGCTGCATGCGCTCGACTGTGGCGCCCCACCGCACGCCGGTATCGCCCTCGGCTTCGACAGGCTCATGGCCATCTTGTGTCGCACAGAAAGCATCAGAGACGTCATCGCATTCCCCAAACAAGGCTCTGGCATCGACCCTCTTTTCCGATCCCCGGCTCCCCTCACCGCTCCCGACCAAAACAATCACCCCACACACTCCCTGTTGCGCCTCTACGGCTTGTCCAAATCTTGACATTCGTCACTCTCGCAACTGCTCACACGTCCATCTCCTACCACCACCCTCACAGCAGCCATCGCAATGCTCACACGTCCATCTCCTACCACCATCCTCACAGCAGCCATGGCAAAGTGAAAACACATTTCAGACAAACCTACACGCTAGCAGCTACAAACACCTCGAAAAAGCGTTCTCGCACTTGGCCTCCTACCTTTCGTTGAGCTAGATCATGTTGCGTAACAAGACCTTGTAACAAGCCTCGTCATACGGTCTGCCATCCTTGACGAAAAACATAGTATCCTCAAACGGTTTatcgcagctgcaacaAGTGAAGCACTCCGGATGCCACTTGGCTCGTAACGCCGATATGAGATCGCCGAGCACCGGCTTCTTACAACCGTTACACCTCGGCTTGTGCAAGTTGACATGGCACTTTTCGCAGTACGGGTAACCCTTATGGACGATAAACTCCATACCGCCATGCTTGACTTTGCCATTCTCATCCGCCGTCATCAAGCCTGGATCGCTACCGGCAGCCGAACCGGCGGCCTTGGGGTCGAGGAAAGGATCGCCACAGTTGGCACAGAAAAAGTGGAGTTCGTGATAACATCGTTCCGCCGTCTCTCCGTCCTGCCCAGTGAGCTCTTCGTCTTGCACGCTGATGTAGCGTTCATCCACGATAGGTGTTCGACAATGGAAGCAACGTTTCGAGAAGAGTTCGTGGTAATCAAAGTGGCAATACGGAAGCCCTTGGTGTTCGTAAAACGCGACGTGCTCGAGCCCCTCGGAGCAGTGCGCACACACGAAGCATCCCGGATGGTAGGTTGTTCCTAGTGCATGCACCACTTTGCCCGCGATCCATTTGCGACATCCATGACAACCTGCACCGCTGCCGACAGACGATGCAGAGACTCGACCATTCGTCGCCGAGCCCATGGCGGTGGCCGCTCCGCTAGAGGGTGCATGACTCGTGCCTGCACGTTGTGATTTCGCAGATGGCTCCGCTGAAAATGAGACCGAAATCGAAGGTCCTTTCGACGCGTTGCTCGTCTGCGAGCGgacgtcgtcatcgtcagcaGTGACAGAAACCATCGGCCCCGAACTCGAGCATGCACGCTCATCATCCGCTCCACAGATCTGAATCGACGGTCCTGCCGCGTGTCCCccgtcatcgccatcaccgCCCGGTAAGACGATCGTAGGCGCCGTAACAGCCTGTTGAATCGCCTTTTGACCTGGAGGTGGACCAGCTCTTGACACGCTACTGCCACGTCGACGTCTCGGTTTTTCCGGCTCCTCATCCGGAGCTTCAAAGCTGAAAACGGGAACACTTGGCGCTGGtgttgagcaagcagccGCCTGTGATGGATTTGCATTGCCTACAGACATGCTAGCCAATGAGTCGACCAATTGAGCTGTTTCTTGATAGCGAGCAGGCTcatgacgacgagatggctGCGATGGTTGAGCGTGTACGTGTGATGCATCAGAGGCCAGACTCGGTTGCACGGCATTCTGAGGGGGCGCAGGGGCTGTGGTCACAGAGTGTTGAAGCGCTGGCGCCGCAGCAGGCTCCGGTAGAGCACGAGGGCGGACAGGactcgagtcgatcgaatGGCTGAGGACGGAGCCAGTACTCTGGCTTGATCGATGGGTTGCCTGAACAGCTACCGAGGGCGATTCGGTGGGATGTTGCTCAGCGATGCGTGTGCGAGTGCCAGTCGTGGCGGCTACGGGCTCGCTTTGGCTGGCAGGCAGCTCGCGCGTATGAACGGAAGGGCTAGCAGCCATTCTGGTAGGTGGAAGAGGGGGCGAAAAGGTGGTGCTAGCCAAGGCGCTGCGGAGCGGACGTCTTTGTGGGACGCCTCTGGCCATGAGGGCTTCCGCTGCCAGCCGTACGCTCTCGGTACGGTTCAGAGCAGATGCAGGCAGACGCGACGTGGTGCCAGCAATAGGCGATCCTGGACTGCCTGGATCCGTTCTGGCCAGATTGGATGCCATGTAAGCGGATGCAGTGGATATGGTCGCCGAAGAGCCCGACGGTGGTCTGGGAAGGTCACGTCGGACGCTTGCACGATTGGTGAGACCGATCGGGCTTGTTACAGGCGAGCCGGGCGCAGACGGATTGGACGAAGTTCGCGATGGTTGAGGCAACGGTCTGCGAACGGAGGCAACGGATGAAGTGGTGGACTGTCTGCTCAGATCGGTCGCGTGACCAGGACGCGGGGAAGTAGCGGATATAGGTGGAGAGCTGATCTGCATAGTTGGCGAGACATGCGTATTTGATGGAATCATGGAGGGTGGAGCGCCGGCCGAGGCAGGAAAGGTAATTCCTGGCTGCTGAGACGATGGGACAGTAGCACCAGGTTGATCCCATGGTTGCTGGACGCCAGGCGGTGTGACGGCAGGATACTGGAAATGAGCTGGTGCTTGCTGGTATACTGGCTGGCTTTGTGGTGTCGGCGCCCAcggctgatgctgctgctgaggtGGAACGCCGTAATGGGGCACATGTGGTGGGATTGGACTATGAAGAGGAGGCATGTATTGCAGGTGCGATGCTGGCACTGCGCTCAAGGgtggttgagctgcagagTAGGGAGATGTGGTAAcaggtgctggtgctgatgctgcgGCAACGACGGAATCGTACACAGTCGGGTGAACGGGAGAGACACTGTTTGCCGGCAAATGCTGCTGGGCATAGATAGTGCTATGCGGTTGCTGAGAGTAGGAAATGATGGGTGCGCTGTCTCTGCGCTCTCGTGAATATCCCGGGTAGCTTGGACTAGCGTTGTTGTCCGAGCAGCTGTGTGCCATGACAGCAGAGGTCATGGGAAGTTGTGCTGGTGCATGGACAGCATCAGGAGCGACAGCATAGGGCAATTGTTGTGTAGGTAGCACAGGGTGCTGTGACTGATGGTAgagttgctgctgctgctgctgctgctgctgctgctgctgctgctgctgctgctgctgctgctggagTTGATGCTGGTAGTTGTAGAAAGCGCTGGGTGCTGGTGGCACTGGGTTCGAGGTGACTTTGGAGCGTACCCTCTTTACGGACGAAGCCGGTGCAGAGGATGAAGACGTCAGCTCCTTGAGGTCGGAAACAGAGGATCTTCGTGAGCTTGGAGGCTCGGGTGAGTGGGAGCTTGGTGGAAGGTAGCCGCCACGCGTGTGCATATCATTCATGGTGCTGCCATTATGCGCAGACAAAGGCTCGTACGATGAACTCCTACGAGGTTTGCGGACCGCGGTGgttggaggaggaggtggcGCATGGGCGAGCCAAGCGGCTGACATGTCGACGGGTTCTTGAAGCGCCATGTTTGGGACGATCGGGCGTGCCTGCCGTGAAAGCAAGATGGAGCCTGGGGACGGCGTGATTCTCGAAGAGGTACGACGTAGATATGGCAGCAATacgatcaagatgatggTAAAGATCAAGGAAGCGTCGCATCCGAGTGGGCGCAGCGCAGTGCTTGATGCCATGCAAACAAACCCCAGTGAGCTGCCGTCACAGAGTCGAGTTGTGCTGCTTTCGGCTGTGTTGCTGCGCtattcaatcacgaacatGCTTGATTCCGTGATTGCTCTCGAACTAAGTTAATTAGTCAGGGTTCAATGCAAAACATGCTTTCCTTCCCTCTCTCTTTCCAGAATTGCATCGCGAATTGAAATCACACCCTCACGACTCAGGCCACTCACACGGAAGGTAAGTCAGCACGTAGGTCGACGCGCCACGACTCACGTCAGATTCATCATCAACATAGACAATAAATAAATTCAACTTCTCATCCAGCCAAGCCAGGAGAAGAACAAATTTACAGTAACGTTAAATTATTTTCGAAATCGTGCGTGAggcgtgaagcgtgaatcgtgaatcgtgaataggaGCGTAGCAAAAGGGGCGCAACGAGAATCCCTTTCTTGCTCGTACTTTTTCCGTGACCAAGTCACAAAGTTGCTCACATAGTTGTGGTGCGTGAGTGAGTTAGCTGTGTGTGAAGCCACAGATCGGGAATATCAGttgtcagtcgtgagtgtcacaGAATCACGCCCCTGTGACTTTTTGGTGCCATGATTTTGGTGCCACTATTTCACTGTCAATTTTTGAACTCGTAGACGTGGAACGTTCACGGGCCATGATCGGAGCTGCTCctcgctgttgctgaaACAGGGGCTTCGTTGACGCTACATTCATGATTAACCTCGGCCTTCAAAACAACTTTGGCCAAGCTATGGTTTGATACGAACCAAATCTCAACGTGCAAGAGTAACGGTAGTTTGACTGCGCAATACCGGGGACTACTGTCCAGTACAAGTCCCTACCATCTTTCCAAATTTACGAGACTGGGGTTGCAAGTCTCTCTCATAGCTTATGTAAGCATTTGTTACGTAGTCCGCGGCGGTCAATTCAGACAGAAAAAAGGGCGCAACGCTTCTTGGTTGGAAGATCGTGTTTCAGCAAGCACGGGTTAGGgaaaattcacgattcacgattggctcTCAGCGCTTCTTTGGTTGGTGCAAgaaacaatcgtgaatcgtgaatcttgacTGTCTCTTTCGGCTCCTCCGTACCATCATCTTCTCTCTTTGTATCGACGCTGAATTGAATAGCAACGATATTCACACGCCATGTCGGCTTCCATCCGCAACTTGCAGAGGGGCGCCACGCGCGCCTTTTCACAGAGCAGCGCTGCTCAGGTCTCACGCCAGAGCCCTGtttgctcttcttccaacCCAATcgcatcctcgtcttcgaaCTCGGGCCGTTCCAATCAGCACAACAAGCGTCAAAAGAGGAAAAAGGATGGCATCCTTCGCAAAGCTGTAGAAATGTACCACTTGACTCCGTCTTTCCTTCCAATGCCGCACCAATCTtcagcctcttcctcggccGCTTCCTGGGAAGCAGCGCTAGACAACACGATCTACTCTTCCATCCTCAACACAGACTCTGTATCACGCCGATCGCCCAACCTTGTTCCTCGAGGCCTGTCAGAGTTCTCCCGTGAGCAATCCAACCGGGCTGCCTCTGTGCCCTCTTTCGGCAACACCGAAGAGTCGGCTTCCAGCCGCGCCAAGGATATTCACTCTTTCGCCTCGGATCTCACTAGCACCACCTTCCTCACACGTAGAGAGAGGGAAGCCGCCGCAGCCGATCTCTTCTCTGCGAATTCATCCCAGCTGGACAAGCCCGCTTCCTCTTCACTGCCGAACGCAGGTGGTCTCGATCAGTTCACCGATGCCGACATCGCCATGTACCAGAGAAGGCACAACCATGCCGCTGGCGCTGGATTTTCTTCGGgcctcgacagcagcagataCTCTGGTGCAGAGAGGCTGTCCCATCTCGACCGTGTCATTCCCGGCGCAAACGAGTGGTACCGCAGTCAAGGTCTTGACTCGAGGAGCGCCCGAGTTCGCGACGCCATCTTTGGCACAGTCAATGGCGAGCTCCCCGGTCTCGAAGTGATTCGCGAGAGGATTGCCAAAATGAGGCGTGAGAATCCGTCGCAGAAGCCGGCCTCCAATTGATCGCCTGCATCTCTCAACTCAGTCTTGGGCTTTTTTGTACAGTTCTGTCACATTGTTCAACAAAGAGCATTTATCGCTGCATTCGCTCGATCGCCTGCAAAACTCTACCAGGAGGCCCTGATCGGCTTTGCCGAAAAGCCATCGCGAATCCGGCAAGCTTGATCTCCCTCAACGAGCACAGCGAGCACCATCTTCGGGCAACCCCGATGCTCCTCTCTCGTCCAAAGTTTCTCTGGCAGATTGCCTGAGCtagaagctcaagctcacAGCTGAGAAGATGAGCAACGCGCTTCAGCCTACTAACATTCTCTATGATCTTTCTTGTTCACGTTTCCAAACGAGCAACCCGATCGCTCGCTGGCCATTTATAAGAACGAGTGTGTTTCCCCCTTTGCACATCCTTCCTCTCTAACATCGTCTGCTCACTTGTCCCCAAAGAGCGCctttctcctcttccgtcCCCGTCCAACGCACTTCAGTCTCATCCTCACCTCATATACAGAATGAGCGCTGCTATCCTCCCCTCGTCAGCCATATCTTTCGACTCTACATTCTCATCCTTCGACAACGCCGTTCCCAGCGATGACTCTCAAAAGTTTGATCCTCCCTCCCCACCTCCCCTGCCACGCGCTTCCGTGATTGTCTTTGGCTCACAGGGCTCGGATTTCCTAAACGCTTtcgacgccatcatcgGCCTTTCACATTACCATGCCGAGCTCGCTGCTTTCCTCTCCTTGGCTCTTACAGCCGTCCGCGCCGAGCTCCAAAGCGTCGCGAGTCGTTATCATCACGTGCCCGAATCGGATGAGTTCACCACAACAGGCCAAAGAAAAGCCGAAGTGGAGCTCTTGGCCTCCCTTCCTCCCTTTGAGCCTTTTGCTGGGCTCAGGACACTCGTAGACTTTCATCGTCGTAGCCAGCAGAAAGATCCAACGATCAACGGTGTGCTCCTCTGTCTTCTCCAAACCGCAAGCGTCGTCGCAGTTTGCTGCGTGGCACACCATGACCAGGATGACCCGCATGCACCCTCGACCGCATCTGGCCTCAAGCGAGCCTGGAAAGCTTTGACGCAACCTTGCTCACACTTGCTCGGCTACTGCACCGGCGCTCTCTCTGCCTTCAGCCTTCGCGAGATGGTCGAGCACGAGGCCACAGCATCATCGGTCGACATCTGGGCTTACGCAAAGGATGCGATAAGAGCTATTCGTATCTGCTTTTGGATCAGCCTGCGCTCAGCGCAcgctcgtcttcgtctAATCTCGGCAGACGATTCTGCAACTGCATCCGATCCCTGGAGCTTCCTCGTCTCGGTCAAAGATCCAGACCTTATTCAAAATGTCTACCTGTATCTTGCCCGGTTCAACGATCTTGAGCAACAAAGGCCACTCGATAAACCAATTCCCCTCGTTGTCTCTGCCAGAGCACTCAATCAGATCTCAATTGCTGGTCTTCCAAGACAGCTGCAACGCTTCAAGGCCTACTTACTCGAGCACCTCGGTTCCAAATGCAAGATGTTTTCTCTAAAGTTGTTCTCTCCTTATCATATGTCAGATCTCGCGCCCGAAGCAGATCTGGTCATGCGCGATCTCGAGCATCGAAAGTTGGTCGACCCTTCCAACTTGTCACCAAG
This region of Mycosarcoma maydis chromosome 23, whole genome shotgun sequence genomic DNA includes:
- a CDS encoding aspartate--tRNA ligase MSD1 (related to aspartate--tRNA ligase, mitochondrial), coding for MLRSASSSVRLAALRGLRAPLSSSLPCCSSSCPSLTPFRSAPFNPAQRQTRTLASLASTSTASNTEVAGQLGGEKLDKRHDAYYGAFPARTHTCGELRTLHDKQQVVLTGWLQSSRQVSKQLGFFTIFDHTGSIQLKVHRTEASPLLLDSFSSIPLQSAILIRGKVARRPTHDSKADQSTGAIEVLPESLTLLNPATKDLPFQPSDSIHADGVSSELRARYRYLDLRRPSLAENIRLRSRITHAIRNHLYDNGFLEIETPVLLSSTPEGAREFLVPTRLSSSSNAQAEPHFYALPQSPQQPKQLLIASGVTDKYFQIAKCFRDEDGRKDRQPEFTQIDLEMGFVSGGPEAESTSSLTCDADADADADARDAQGHWRIGGQQVRDVIEGLIAHVWRAAGRGSVPHRFPVMSYWTAMTRYGSDKPDLRYGYTLHDVSSGFKPCSESDVAKLDATSVSLEILPYQHHAAGSLSKKELERLLLPFKGKVERFRISSKDNIHELAALLLKKSALTRQFLQKEFGNDVSVSEVDVEHLAQTLRAAIEAEARSDDSSEPVDIFVSLRSNPPEGGSTPLGEVRKLVAASLCDKKLLTMSGDALAWITEFPLFTLADDDKNALSLQCSSSRRWQSSHHPFTAPVASDIAMLLGGNLDASSIASIRGQHYDLVLNGQEIGGGSVRIHSRALQQCVLAHILELTPSEQARFSHLLHALDCGAPPHAGIALGFDRLMAILCRTESIRDVIAFPKQGSGIDPLFRSPAPLTAPDQNNHPTHSLLRLYGLSKS
- a CDS encoding uncharacterized protein (related to Paxillin); this encodes MALQEPVDMSAAWLAHAPPPPPTTAVRKPRRSSSYEPLSAHNGSTMNDMHTRGGYLPPSSHSPEPPSSRRSSVSDLKELTSSSSAPASSVKRVRSKVTSNPVPPAPSAFYNYQHQLQQQQQQQQQQQQQQQQQQQQLYHQSQHPVLPTQQLPYAVAPDAVHAPAQLPMTSAVMAHSCSDNNASPSYPGYSRERRDSAPIISYSQQPHSTIYAQQHLPANSVSPVHPTVYDSVVAAASAPAPVTTSPYSAAQPPLSAVPASHLQYMPPLHSPIPPHVPHYGVPPQQQHQPWAPTPQSQPVYQQAPAHFQYPAVTPPGVQQPWDQPGATVPSSQQPGITFPASAGAPPSMIPSNTHVSPTMQISSPPISATSPRPGHATDLSRQSTTSSVASVRRPLPQPSRTSSNPSAPGSPVTSPIGLTNRASVRRDLPRPPSGSSATISTASAYMASNLARTDPGSPGSPIAGTTSRLPASALNRTESVRLAAEALMARGVPQRRPLRSALASTTFSPPLPPTRMAASPSVHTRELPASQSEPVAATTGTRTRIAEQHPTESPSVAVQATHRSSQSTGSVLSHSIDSSPVRPRALPEPAAAPALQHSVTTAPAPPQNAVQPSLASDASHVHAQPSQPSRRHEPARYQETAQLVDSLASMSVGNANPSQAAACSTPAPSVPVFSFEAPDEEPEKPRRRRGSSVSRAGPPPGQKAIQQAVTAPTIVLPGGDGDDGGHAAGPSIQICGADDERACSSSGPMVSVTADDDDVRSQTSNASKGPSISVSFSAEPSAKSQRAGTSHAPSSGAATAMGSATNGRVSASSVGSGAGCHGCRKWIAGKVVHALGTTYHPGCFVCAHCSEGLEHVAFYEHQGLPYCHFDYHELFSKRCFHCRTPIVDERYISVQDEELTGQDGETAERCYHELHFFCANCGDPFLDPKAAGSAAGSDPGLMTADENGKVKHGGMEFIVHKGYPYCEKCHVNLHKPRCNGCKKPVLGDLISALRAKWHPECFTCCSCDKPFEDTMFFVKDGRPYDEACYKVLLRNMI